The following are encoded together in the Lagopus muta isolate bLagMut1 chromosome 7, bLagMut1 primary, whole genome shotgun sequence genome:
- the CDV3 gene encoding protein CDV3 homolog isoform X3, giving the protein MQISEKEDDESEKREEPSDNWEETSGVVDRSSGPWNKSAPAPAPVVETIVTEPPEPVQTGGVYRPPGAREGGRPRRAQQGPPEIYSDTQFPSLQSTAKLVDSRKDKEMEKSFEVVKHKTRGRDEVSKNQALKLQLDNQYAVLGDQ; this is encoded by the exons ATGCAAATaag TGAAAAGGAAGAtgatgaaagtgaaaaaagagaagaaccTAGTGACAACTGGGAGGAAACCAGTGGTGTTGTAGACAGATCATCTGGTCCTTGGAACAAGTCAGCTCCTGCACCAGCACCTGTTGTTGAAACAATTG TTACAGAACCCCCAGAGCCAGTTCAGACTGGCGGTGTATACAGGCCGCCCGGTGCCAGGGAGGGTGGCAGGCCTCGGAGGGCACAGCAAGGACCACCTGAAATCTATAGTGATACACAGTTTCCATCACTGCAGTCTACTGCCAAGCTTGTAGACAGTCGAAA ggataaagaaatggagaagagcTTTGAAGTAGTAAAACACAAAACTAGAGGTAGGGATGAGGTCTCAAAAAACCAGGCACTTAAACTTCAGCTAGACAACCAGTATGCTGTGCTTGGGGATCAGTAG